The sequence CACGCGGACGAAGACGAGGCCGATGACGAGTACGCAGGCGAACGTCGCGACGCTCAGCGTGGACCCGTAGCCGAAGTCTCCCGAGCGCATCAGCGTCTTGTAGGCGTAGATGGAAAGCGTCTCGGTGGCGTTGGCGGGGCCTCCTTCCGTGAGCACGTAGATGGCGTCGAAGACGCGGAAGGCGTCGAGGGAGCGGAAGAGCAGCGCAACGAGGATCGCCGGCCTGAGCAGCGGCAAGGTCACCGAGACGAAGGTACGCGCGCGTCCGGCTCCGTCGATGCTCGCCGCCTCGTACACGTCGTCTGGAATGGTCTGCAGGCCGGCGAGCAGGATCAGGGCGACGAACGGCGTGGTCTTCCAGACGTCGACGAGGATGGCGGCGTGCAGCGCGGTGGAAGGCGAACCGAGCCAATCGATGCCGGGCGCGAGCCGGTGCAGCAGGCCGTAGTCCGCATTGAAGAGCCAGGCCCACATCCGCGCCGAGACGGCAGTGGGAATCGCCCAGGGAAGGAGGACCGCGGCGCGCAAGAGGCCTCTCCCGCGATGCAGCAGAAGGGCGACGGGGAGCCCGAGGAGCAGCTCGACGGCGATGGCCACGGCGGTGAAGTACGCGGTGTGACCGAGCGCGG comes from Deltaproteobacteria bacterium and encodes:
- a CDS encoding sugar ABC transporter permease, giving the protein MAAPAAAVLAGVAVVPVLAAAWLSLHRSIVIFHEQRFIGLANFRFLLQDARFWSALGHTAYFTAVAIAVELLLGLPVALLLHRGRGLLRAAVLLPWAIPTAVSARMWAWLFNADYGLLHRLAPGIDWLGSPSTALHAAILVDVWKTTPFVALILLAGLQTIPDDVYEAASIDGAGRARTFVSVTLPLLRPAILVALLFRSLDAFRVFDAIYVLTEGGPANATETLSIYAYKTLMRSGDFGYGSTLSVATFACVLVIGLVFVRVLGRPR